From Magnolia sinica isolate HGM2019 chromosome 13, MsV1, whole genome shotgun sequence, one genomic window encodes:
- the LOC131224244 gene encoding uncharacterized protein LOC131224244, which produces MGEDMHGRVRTYGLGPSPSDLWGATSSQQRMASIAQRRDERYEELHADIVSLKENIAALSSLREAEMSSLKETMVEISSVRDVEISSLKETLMKLIATVNNANNNPPTVFGVAVSFNMNQPSSSSSHWVTSRKCSTNKGKTTSCTSAGDVTGVSLTSITKPRLLLLKELF; this is translated from the exons ATGGGAGAAGATATGCATGGTCGTGTCCGCACTTATGGGTTAGGACCATCTCCATCTGATTTGTGGGGCGCAACATCCAGCCAGCAAAGGATGGCCTCCATTGCTCAAAGGAGAGATGAAAGATATGAGGAACTACATGCTGACATAGTCTCTCTAAAAGAAAATATAGCTGCACTCTCATCCTTAAGAGAAGCTGAAATGTCATCCCTTAAAGAAACTATGGTTGAAATCTCATCCGTAAGAGATGTTGAAATTTCTTCCTTAAAAGAAACTCTGATGAAATTGATAGCTACTGTGAACAATGCAAACAATAACCCACCCACAGTATTTGGTGTTGCAGTTAGTTTTAACATGAACCAACCGTCCTCATCATCAAGCCATTGGGTGACCTCTCGg AAATGCTCGACGAATAAGGGGAAGACCACGAGTTGCACTAGTGCCGGG GATGTGACTGGAGTTAGTCTTACAAGTATCACGAAACCCAGGTTACTATTGCTAAAGGAGTTGTTTTAA